In a genomic window of Passer domesticus isolate bPasDom1 chromosome 3, bPasDom1.hap1, whole genome shotgun sequence:
- the HSF2 gene encoding heat shock factor protein 2 isoform X7, with amino-acid sequence MNKNGKSFLVLDEQRFAKEILPKYFKHNNMASFVRQLNMYGFRKVVHVDSGIVKTERDGPVEFRHAYFRQGREDLLEHIKRKVSSSRPEENKIRQEDLSKIICSAQKVQIKQTTIESQLSLLKRENESLWREVSELRAKHLQQQQVIRKIVQFIVTLVQNNQLVSLKRKRPLLLNTNGPTKSNVFQKIVKEPADSSHHVPLNRNEGLKQREQISDDIVIYDVTEDVGEEEHPMADEENLPVTPETSEDATSDSSNCSCSYHSPDIVIVEDDNEDEYAPVIQGDKNTESVAVPGNDPASHVSDSTSPLMSSAVQLNNQPTLTAEDPVSVMDSILNENGVISQNINLLGKVELLDYLDSIDCSLEDFQAMLSGRQFSIDPDLLVDLFTSSVQMNPTDHDHITNTKVETKGKETNKNNAGPAASQETQGTKPRSDKQLIHYTAFPLLAFLDGNPGSAVESGGFTAETPCTVEKSLEGDELLESSLDPQPTQSKLVRLEPLTEAEASEATLFYLCELAPAPMDTDMAFLDN; translated from the exons AATGGAAAGAGTTTCTTGGTGTTGGATGAGCAGAGATTTGCAAAAGAGATTCTTCCCAAGTACTTCAAGCATAACAACATGGCAAGCTTTGTCAGACAGTTAAACATGT atggcTTCCGTAAAGTCGTCCATGTTGATTCTGGAATTGTCAAAACGGAGCGAGATGGTCCAGTAGAGTTTCGGCATGCATATTTTAGGCAGGGCCGGGAGGACTTGCTGGAGCACATTAAAAGGAAG GTTTCTTCTTCAAGACCGGAAGAAAACAAGATCCGTCAGGAAGATCTCTCTAAAATAATATGCAGTGCTCAAAAGGTGCAAATTAAGCAAACAACTATTGAATCTCAGTTGTCTCTTTTGAAGAG AGAGAATGAATCCCTTTGGAGGGAAGTGTCAGAACTGAGAGCAAAACACTTGCAACAGCAGCAAGTTATTAGAAAG ATTGTACAATTCATTGTTACCTTGGTGCAGAATAACCAGCTAGTGAGCCTAAAACGCAAGAG GCCTCTACTTCTGAACACTAATGGACCTACAAAATCGAATGTATTTCAGAAAATTGTGAAAGAACCAGCTGACAGTAGCCACCAT GTACCTCTCAACAGAAATGAGGGCTTAAAACAAAGGGAACAGATTTCAGATGACATTGTAATTTATGATGTCACTGAGGATGTGGGTGAGGAAGAACATCCCATGGCTGATGAAGAAAATCTTCCCGTTACACCAGAAACAAGTGAAGATGCCACTTCAGATTCTTCCAA CTGTAGCTGTAGCTACCATTCTCCTGATATTGTAATTGTGGAAGATGATAACGAAGATGAATATGCCCCTGTAATTCAAGGGGATAAAAACACTGAATCAGTTGCTGTCCCAGGTAATGATCCAGCCAGCCATGTCAGTGACAGCACAAGCCCACTCATGTCAAGTGCTGTACAGCTGAATAACCAGCCAACTTTAACTGCAGAAGACCCAGTCTCCGTGATGGATTCCATACTCAATGAAAATGGAGTAATTTCACAGAATATAAATCTTCTTGGAAA AGTTGAACTTCTGGATTATCTGGACAGTATCGACTGCAGTTTAGAGGACTTCCAGGCTATGTTGTCAGGACGACAGTTCAGCATAGATCCAGATCTCCTGGTTGAT CTTTTTACAAGTTCTGTGCAGATGAATCCCACAGATCATGATCATATCACTAATACCAAA GTGGagacaaagggaaaagaaactAACAAGAATAATGCTGGTCCAGCAGCTTCACAGGAAACGCAAGGTACTAAGCCCAGATCAG ataAGCAGCTGATACACTACACTGCGTTTCCACTCCTTGCATTCCTCGATGGGAACCCAGGTTCTGCTGTTGAGAGTGGGGGCTTCACAGCTGAAACTCCTTGCACTGTTGAAAAGTCGCTGGAAGGGGATgagctcctggagagcagcctggatCCCCAGCCCACCCAGAGCAAACTGGTGCGTCTGGAGCCGCTGACGGAGGCAGAGGCGAGTGAGGCCACGCTGTTCTACCTGTGCGAACTTGCCCCAGCACCCATGGACACAGACATGGCCTTCTTGGATAACTGA